One Nitrospira sp. DNA window includes the following coding sequences:
- a CDS encoding CzcABC family efflux RND transporter, outer membrane protein — translation MMTHLRRPRSVWNSNPQKGVCAGHRQATAACIFGALLCLGLSNPTPGPAAEPSPPLSPMTPEPAYSLETILTFALSRNPSVTSAEGAIDQNRGYQVAAHTYPNPSVNANTGHGTIRDAGRADVRDTLTRQSITEYNVTIGQPLEWPSKRAARQRATEAGVAVASAGLEETRLNLKADVKVAFYDLLLAQRAVTLAQQNLATIEDVHKAVRTRVRLGESPQFEAIRSEVEVLKANQSLTQAVNRVRVSRVMLDMLTAGSLGTSYSINGQFHRVGPSFGLDLLTQRALTQHPTILRLTKFVEQADHTLEFERQARVPNITVGGSYWREIGREAFQGGLTIPTPLWDRRQGEIMAAFGSKRKGEADFLRARNELIRNISQHFQDAKTTAELIEVYEKGLLKQAEEALRIAKFSFQQGASSLIEVLDAQRVQRQILLDYAQAQFDLSIALALLERAVGGAL, via the coding sequence ATGATGACACATCTACGCCGACCACGGTCTGTCTGGAATTCGAATCCCCAGAAAGGGGTCTGCGCGGGGCACAGGCAAGCGACTGCCGCCTGTATCTTCGGCGCGTTGCTTTGTCTGGGGCTCTCAAACCCGACGCCCGGCCCGGCTGCCGAACCTTCTCCCCCGCTCTCCCCAATGACGCCTGAACCGGCCTACTCCCTGGAGACCATATTGACCTTTGCATTGTCGCGTAACCCGTCGGTCACCAGCGCCGAGGGCGCCATCGATCAGAACCGGGGCTATCAGGTCGCAGCCCACACCTACCCCAATCCCTCGGTCAATGCCAATACCGGCCACGGCACCATCCGGGATGCGGGACGCGCGGACGTGCGTGATACGCTGACCCGGCAATCGATCACGGAATACAATGTGACCATAGGCCAGCCGCTCGAATGGCCCTCGAAACGGGCAGCCCGCCAGCGTGCGACGGAGGCGGGCGTCGCCGTCGCTTCTGCAGGCCTCGAAGAAACCCGCCTGAATTTGAAGGCCGATGTCAAGGTCGCATTTTACGATCTGCTCTTGGCCCAGCGCGCGGTGACGCTGGCACAACAAAACCTCGCCACCATCGAAGACGTTCACAAGGCCGTGCGCACCCGTGTGCGCCTGGGAGAAAGCCCGCAATTCGAAGCGATTCGCTCGGAGGTGGAAGTCCTCAAGGCCAATCAATCACTCACCCAAGCGGTCAACCGCGTGCGCGTCAGCCGCGTGATGCTCGACATGTTGACGGCCGGCTCGCTGGGAACCTCCTACTCGATCAACGGGCAGTTCCACCGCGTCGGCCCCAGCTTCGGTCTCGACCTTCTGACGCAACGTGCGCTCACGCAACACCCGACCATCCTGCGCCTGACGAAATTCGTCGAACAGGCCGACCATACCCTGGAATTCGAACGCCAAGCCCGGGTGCCGAACATTACCGTCGGCGGCAGCTACTGGCGGGAAATCGGGCGCGAAGCCTTTCAAGGCGGCCTCACGATCCCGACTCCCCTGTGGGATCGGCGGCAGGGCGAAATCATGGCGGCCTTCGGCAGCAAACGGAAGGGGGAAGCCGATTTCCTCCGCGCCCGGAACGAATTGATCCGCAACATCAGCCAACACTTTCAAGACGCCAAGACCACCGCAGAGTTGATCGAAGTGTATGAGAAGGGTCTGCTCAAACAGGCCGAAGAAGCACTGCGGATCGCCAAGTTCAGTTTCCAACAGGGCGCGTCCAGCCTGATCGAAGTGCTCGACGCGCAACGCGTCCAACGTCAAATTCTGTTAGACTATGCGCAGGCCCAATTCGATCTCTCGATCGCATTGGCGCTCCTGGAACGCGCCGTGGGAGGCGCTCTCTAA
- a CDS encoding CzcABC family efflux RND transporter, membrane fusion protein — MPQTEPISTEPQPFRHSHLRMRSATVLLGVIVLFLSSGCEGPPPNATGANPPAPALDKGLVRLTAEEIRSSGIVVEPVARGQFRTIREFPGTIEPNEHALAEITTLVRGRVIDVYADLGREVKGGTLLALLYSSELGMAQSAYLKASAKLNVADRAFRRAELLLKEKVIGLAELQRREGEMLSLRAELREARDRLLLLGLTEEDLRNLDRNHTIRSHVPVVAPFDGRVIARNLTKGEVVETTEKLFVVADLSDVWVTAVIPEKDIPYIRPDQTNAEQSVEVLVAAYPGQVFKGRITYVGDVLDPATRTMRLRLELPNPERKLKPAMYATVRVYSEPEPNVLFIPEAAVQRDRDRQFVFVQREPTLFEARDVKLGNSNGHDVTVRDGLLEGESIVTKGAFVLKSEMLGEQI, encoded by the coding sequence ATGCCGCAGACCGAACCGATTTCCACCGAACCGCAGCCATTCCGGCACAGCCATCTTCGGATGCGCTCCGCGACGGTCCTTCTCGGCGTGATCGTCCTGTTCCTGTCCTCAGGATGCGAAGGACCGCCTCCGAACGCGACCGGCGCCAATCCACCGGCTCCCGCCCTCGACAAGGGCTTGGTGCGCCTGACCGCCGAAGAGATCCGGTCCTCTGGAATCGTCGTCGAACCGGTCGCACGCGGTCAATTCCGGACCATCCGTGAGTTTCCCGGCACCATCGAACCGAATGAACATGCCTTGGCGGAAATCACGACTCTCGTACGCGGCCGGGTCATCGATGTCTATGCGGACCTCGGCAGGGAAGTAAAAGGAGGGACTCTCCTGGCGCTGCTCTACAGCAGTGAGCTGGGCATGGCCCAGTCGGCCTATCTGAAAGCCTCGGCGAAACTGAACGTCGCCGACCGGGCGTTCCGCCGGGCAGAATTGCTGCTGAAAGAGAAGGTGATCGGCCTGGCTGAATTGCAGCGACGCGAAGGAGAAATGCTCAGCCTGCGGGCGGAGCTGCGGGAGGCCCGCGATCGCCTCCTGCTCTTGGGTTTGACCGAGGAAGATCTGCGGAATTTGGATCGCAACCATACGATCCGTTCCCATGTACCGGTGGTGGCCCCATTCGACGGCCGGGTGATCGCCCGCAACCTGACCAAGGGCGAGGTCGTGGAGACGACGGAGAAACTGTTCGTGGTCGCAGACCTGTCCGACGTCTGGGTGACCGCCGTCATCCCCGAAAAGGATATTCCGTACATCCGTCCCGACCAAACGAACGCGGAGCAATCGGTAGAGGTCCTCGTGGCCGCCTATCCGGGACAGGTCTTCAAGGGACGCATCACTTACGTGGGCGATGTGCTCGATCCCGCGACCAGGACCATGCGCCTGCGACTGGAACTTCCGAATCCCGAGCGCAAACTCAAACCCGCGATGTACGCCACGGTTCGGGTCTATTCAGAACCGGAGCCGAATGTGCTGTTCATCCCCGAGGCCGCCGTTCAACGCGACCGCGATCGGCAGTTCGTCTTCGTCCAGCGTGAGCCGACCCTCTTTGAAGCCCGCGATGTGAAGCTGGGCAATTCAAACGGCCACGATGTCACGGTGCGAGACGGGCTGTTGGAGGGCGAGTCGATCGTGACGAAAGGAGCGTTTGTCCTGAAGTCCGAAATGCTCGGGGAACAGATCTAG